A region of Drosophila suzukii chromosome 2L, CBGP_Dsuzu_IsoJpt1.0, whole genome shotgun sequence DNA encodes the following proteins:
- the LOC139353053 gene encoding uncharacterized protein, with protein MDQFKLLKAARSRAKASITRLLTASQDPRAGSKWELDEIQVSLERLNIVWKEFESISDQLVLFDEEEGYVDPAIDNERYEDKYLQASTLFRNLIRTCEESQENEREGNNFRQSGNPDEAASMASGVGNENLVRFLEQQQQLNERLAEQQATLLRANSAANVMHNELPKIHIKLFTGDYKEWPAFKNIFESTIHSKQHLTAIQKLHYLKTYITGEAADLIRHMPITDAAYEAAWTCLIDRYNRPRHIVNTLLETFVSLPSTARADVTVLRKVTDGATEIVRGLDAAGQTNRDCWIIHFILAKIDAETRRKWIEGSRELESPSVDDLLKFLDRRCEEFELSKSESDIDSKVGPQHGKAKRSSHALVSMEANTCGKCNSKEHKIYACSKFGELSIEQRRTFVKAKSLCFNCLKPGHVSRKCESKFTCKFCHNRHHSLLHADILGSQAAVAATHSRDDERHIPSAPEDATVTISHIARAQVAPTAESFCNGSTTATQPQGLRKSALPTALVFVRNATGSHTTCRVLLDSGSELSYISERCVQALGLARSPSRILVTGISSIKAETTRGCSTLDLQSRISDHTMKVRAHVLSKITSTLARHDIAASALKAFAGFELADSDYQSLAPVDILLGSDYVWTVFTGQKMFDNQGNIIAISTIFGWVITSIVTTGCSFTTTMHTAIDIDESLRRFWELEDVNQEFHGKPEDDEVEQHFVKTHTRDSKGRYIVELPFKNSKEQFSDTLQGALTRFRGVERRLKKDPNLHSRYVQFMREYLQLGHMRELSPKDIDKKPSFYLPHHPVITQKLRVVFDGSFKDTNGRSLNEALHIGPSILRNLFSICMRFRMFKFVFSADIVKMYRQIWVAANHCGFQRIVWREDETTPIKHYELSTVTYGTSCAPFLAVRVLDQLAHDHQHDFPAAARILKEQFYVDDVLTGAHTEEELIRNQNELIQLMKCAGMELGKWVSNSSLVADRSLATTEVQGKGSISTAKVLGIHWDPEEDMLSYKVCLTTNPHNTKRQVLSDVARIFDPLGILSPVVVQFKILFQELWLLDLGWDTELPPKIADWWNKCRNDLHILRDLRLPRFVQNNEDHIELHGFSDASIKAYSAVIYSRVVRSDGTVSVSLIAGKTRVAPLKQQSLPRLELCGALLLSRLFLSVKAALQHKDIEVHAWCDSTIVLAWLSHPPSKLKTFVANRTSEILEALPRNAWHHVNTKENPADCATRGMLASDLLHFDLWWMGPSWLQDPEMLAVKMTSKKFCSSLLENHGKEEVKTTALTAQETCSLSPIEALTQRVSSWTKLVRVVAYALRFIQKTKRPTLANGKMLTFEEIQAARILCLQEAQKCFMEDRKLLTENKPLHCRSQLVKLSPIICKDGLLRVGGRLDNSQLPADVKHPILLPKSNRITRMILEHEHTTNLHPGVSALFVIVRQKYWIFGARNLIRNLVHNCIKCFRQRKLTEHQFMADLPGIRITEALPFQHSGCDYAGPFILKERRGRNPRKTKGYICLFIFSDNGTNFVGAKRALDEMQQLLSSQEHQRNLTQSLANDGIKWSFIPPHSPHWGGKWESSISAVVNSRPLCYTPDTDLTYLSPAHFLIGRPFTNVPEGDLTHLPINRLDYWQHLQSMYQGFWKRWHQEYLTSLQQRQKWSSKERNIAVDNVVLVKDSNLPPAAWILARVVEAHPGPDGLVRAVKLKTSTGEMTRPITKLAVLPNSETLFQGGPGC; from the exons ATGGATCAGTTTAAACTTTTGAAGGCAGCTAGAAGCCGTGCGAAGGCAAGCATTACGCGTTTGCTAACGGCGTCTCAAGATCCACGTGCGGGATCAAAATGGGAGCTTGATGAAATACAAGTTTCATTGGAAAGGCTCAACATCGTCTGGAAAGAATTCGAGTCCATCAGCGACCAACTGGTCCTTTTTGACGAAGAGGAAGGGTAcgtcgatccagccatcgaCAACGAAAGGTACGAGGACAAGTACTTACAGGCAAGCACATTATTTCGCAACCTCATACGCACCTGTGAAGAATCTCAAGAGAATGAAAGAGAAGGCAATAACTTCAGACAATCTGGCAACCCTGATGAGGCCGCATCAATGGCATCAGGAGTGGGAAACGAAAACCTAGTTCGTTTTttggaacaacaacaacagctcaACGAGCGTTTGGCTGAGCAACAAGCAACGCTTTTAAGGGCAAACTCGGCAGCAAATGTAATGCATAATGAACTGCCAAAAATTCACATCAAGCTGTTCACTGGCGACTACAAGGAGTGGCCAGCCTTTAAAAACATCTTCGAGAGTACGATCCATAGCAAGCAGCATTTGACAGCAATACAAAAGTTGCACTACTTGAAAACGTACATCACTGGCGAAGCAGCTGACTTGATTCGACATATGCCAATAACGGATGCAGCTTACGAGGCTGCTTGGACTTGCCTAATTGATCGGTACAATAGACCGCGTCACATTGTTAACACTCTGCTGGAGACATTTGTTTCCTTACCTTCGACCGCCAGAGCAGATGTAACGGTTCTGCGCAAGGTGACGGACGGAGCCACCGAAATTGTACGCGGCCTGGATGCAGCAGGGCAAACTAATAGGGACTGCTGGATTATACATTTCATTCTAGCCAAGATCGATGCTGAAACCCGTCGCAAATGGATCGAAGGAAGCCGGGAACTGGAATCTCCGTCTGTGGATGATCTACTCAAGTTTTTAGACCGACGTTGCGAGGAATTTGAGCTCAGCAAAAGTGAGTCAGACATAGACTCCAAGGTTGGCCCACAACATGGCAAGGCAAAGCGATCGTCACACGCTTTAGTATCGATGGAAGCAAACACTTGTGGGAAGTGTAACTCCAAGGAGCACAAGATCTACGCCTGCTCAAAGTTTGGTGAATTGTCAATCGAGCAGAGACGCACATTTGTTAAGGCAAAATCACTGTGTTTTAACTGCCTTAAGCCTGGGCATGTGTCGCGAAAGTGTGAATCCAAATTCACATGCAAGTTTTGCCACAATCGTCACCACTCTCTGCTACATGCAGATATTCTTGGTTCGCAAGCCGCTGTCGCTGCGACACACTCACGAGATGATGAAAGACACATCCCAAGCGCTCCCGAAGATGCCACCGTCACCATCAGCCATATCGCACGGGCACAAGTGGCTCCCACAGCTGAATCCTTCTGCAACGGATCAACAACCGCAACACAGCCACAAGGGCTACGAAAAAGTGCATTGCCAACAGCTCTAGTGTTTGTAAGAAACGCAACAGGATCGCACACTACCTGTCGGGTTCTTTTGGACAGTGGCTCGGAACTGTCGTACATCTCCGAGCGGTGCGTACAGGCGCTCGGACTGGCACGCTCACCGTCACGAATCTTGGTGACCGGAATTTCGTCAATCAAGGCTGAGACAACTAGAGGTTGCAGCACACTGGACTTGCAGTCAAGGATCTCTGATCACACAATGAAGGTACGTGCTCACGTACTCAGCAAAATTACCTCCACGTTGGCAAGACACGATATCGCCGCCTCAGCACTCAAGGCATTCGCTGGCTTTGAGCTTGCGGATTCTGACTATCAATCGTTGGCGCCAGTTGATATACTCCTGGGCAGCGACTACGTTTGGACCGTATTCACCGGTCAAAAGATGTTCGACAACCAGGGCAACATCATCGCCATTTCGACCATATTTGGATGGGTCATCACATCTATCGTTACTACCGGATGTTCATttacaacaacaatgcacacGGCTATTGACATTGACGAATCGCTAAGACGCTTTTGGGAGCTGGAGGATGTCAACCAGGAATTCCATGGGAAACCAGAGGACGATGAAGTTGAACAGCACTTTGTGAAGACGCACACTCGGGACTCTAAGGGGCGTTACATCGTCGAACTTCCGTTCAAAAACTCCAAGGAACAGTTTTCGGATACTTTACAGGGAGCGCTAACAAGATTTAGGGGTGTAGAGCGCCGCCTAAAGAAAGACCCCAATCTGCATTCACGGTACGTGCAATTTATGCGTGAGTATCTCCAGTTGGGCCACATGCGAGAACTATCGCCAAAAGACATTGACAAAAAGCCGAGCTTTTACTTGCCACATCATCCTGTAATTACTCAAAAACTACGCGTCGTATTTGACGGCTCGTTCAAGGACACGAATGGACGGTCCTTAAACGAAGCTCTGCACATTGGACCCAGCATTCTACGAAACCTTTTCTCGATTTGCATGCGTTTCAGAATGTTCAAGTTTGTCTTCTCAGCAGACATCGTCAAAATGTATAGACAAATCTGGGTGGCTGCCAACCATTGTGGCTTTCAGCGAATTGTTTGGAGAGAAGACGAAACGACTCCTATTAAACACTATGAACTGTCCACGGTAACATACGGCACATCCTGCGCACCATTTTTAGCAGTGAGGGTCCTGGATCAGTTAGCTCACGACCATCAACACGACTTTCCTGCAGCTGCAAGGATCTTGAAGGAGCAGTTTTATGTGGACGACGTACTGACCGGAGCACATACCGAGGAGGAGCTCATTCGCAATCAAAATGAGTTGATCCAGTTGATGAAATGTGCAGGCATGGAACTTGGTAAATGGGTTTCCAATTCATCACTTGTCGCTGACAGATCTCTAGCTACAACCGAAGTACAAGGCAAAGGATCCATTTCTACAGCAAAGGTTCTTGGCATTCATTGGGATCCAGAAGAGGATATGTTATCCTACAAAGTTTGCCTCACAACAAATCCGCACAACACCAAACGCCAAGTGCTGTCAGATGTGGCACGCATTTTTGACCCGCTGGGTATTCTGTCGCCAGTGGTAGTGCAGTTTAAAATTCTGTTCCAAGAATTGTGGCTGCTCGATCTCGGCTGGGACACGGAGCTTCCTCCAAAAATTGCGGACTGGTGGAATAAATGCCGTAACGACCTACACATCCTTCGCGACCTGCGCCTGCCACGGTTTGTTCAAAACAATGAAGATCACATCGAACTGCATGGATTTTCAGATGCATCCATCAAGGCATATTCCGCAGTCATCTATAGCAGAGTGGTGCGATCAGATGGCACCGTATCTGTTTCACTCATAGCAGGAAAAACCAGAGTTGCTCCGCTGAAGCAGCAGTCTCTACCGCGTCTTGAGCTGTGTGGCGCTTTGCTACTGAGTCGACTGTTCTTATCAGTCAAGGCTGCGCTACAACACAAGGACATTGAAGTGCATGCATGGTGCGACTCAACCATAGTCTTGGCCTGGCTTTCACATCCACCATCTAAGCTTAAAACATTTGTAGCCAATAGAACCTCAGAAATACTCGAAGCCTTACCGCGCAACGCATGGCATCATGTAAACACAAAGGAGAATCCGGCGGACTGCGCCACACGAGGAATGCTTGCTTCGGACCTGCTCCATTTCGACTTATGGTGGATGGGACCTTCATGGCTGCAAGATCCAGAAATGCTTGCGGTAAAGATGACCTCTAAAAAGTTCTGTTCTTCCCTTTTAGAAAACCATGGAAAAGAGGAAGTGAAGACCACCGCATTAACCGCACAGGAAACCTGCTCATTGTCACCAATCGAAGCTTTGACTCAACGCGTCTCGTCCTGGACAAAGCTGGTACGCGTTGTAGCTTACGCCTTGCGCTTCATCCAAAAGACCAAAAGACCAACGCTGGCAAATGGAAAGATGCTCACCTTTGAGGAGATTCAGGCTGCTCGCATTCTTTGCCTGCAAGAGGCTCAGAAATGTTTCATGGAAGACCGCAAACTACTGACGGAAAACAAGCCACTTCACTGCCGCTCCCAGTTGGTGAAACTCTCGCCGATTATCTGCAAGGATGGCCTTCTTCGAGTTGGTGGACGACTGGACAACTCACAATTACCAGCTGATGTAAAACACCCTATACTGCTTCCCAAGTCGAACCGCATCACAAGAATGATTTTGGAACACGAGCATACGACAAATCTTCATCCAGGAGTTTCTGCACTTTTTGTAATTGTTCGTCAAAAGTACTGGATCTTTGGTGCGCGCAACCTGATAAGAAATCTGGTTCACAACTGCATCAAATGCTTTCGCCAACGTAAACTCACGGAGCACCAATTCATGGCCGATCTACCAGGCATCCGTATAACAGAAGCTTTACCCTTCCAGCACTCAGGCTGTGATTACGCTGGACcatttattctaaaggaaaggAGAGGGCGCAATCCCCGAAAAACTAAGGGCTACATATGCCTCTTT ATCTTCAGCGACAACGGGACGAATTTTGTTGGTGCCAAACGGGCATTAGATGAGATGCAGCAACTTCTATCTTCGCAGGAGCATCAACGCAATCTAACACAATCGCTGGCCAATGATGGAATCAAATGGAGTTTTATACCTCCCCATTCGCCACATTGGGGAGGGAAGTGGGAGTCATCA ATAAGTGCAGTGGTGAACTCGCGACCGCTATGCTACACACCTGACACCGACCTCACCTACTTGTCTCCGGCCCACTTTTTAATTGGGCGCCCATTCACAAATGTTCCAGAGGGAGATCTGACTCATTTGCCGATCAATCGTCTGGACTATTGGCAGCACTTGCAATCGATGTATCAAGGGTTTTGGAAACGCTGGCATCAAGAGTATTTGACATCCCTACAGCAACGTCAAAAGTGGAGCAGCAAGGAACGCAACATCGCAGTAGATAATGTAGTCCTCGTCAAGGACTCAAATCTCCCTCCAGCAGCTTGGATACTAGCCCGTGTAGTGGAAGCTCATCCTGGACCAGATGGACTTGTACGCGCTGTAAAACTTAAGACGTCTACTGGAGAGATGACCCGGCCCATCACCAAGTTAGCAGTACTGCCTAATTCTGAAACATTGTTTCAGGGCGGCCCGGGATGTTGA
- the LOC108004553 gene encoding phenoloxidase-activating factor 2-like isoform X2: MVRLSVLCLLLGLYRVQSLRFPDPVSEPACGYANRDILTFGNLEEDTAEEAELPWMVILLDARNSQPVGGGSLIKPDVVLSATTVTRNFLENQLIVRAGEWDLSSDFEMRKHEDVTIRKIVRHPDFQEDSGANNVALLFLERPLQRTRHINLICMPPLPRPIIWNRCIVSGWGINLVGSDTWAQARLQHSIKSHCPTGSSRCQRKLTQTKDDSEPRAEESYHFCTPIYCL; the protein is encoded by the exons ATGGTTCGCCTTTCAGTATTGTGTTTGCTTCTGGGGCTCTATAGAGTCCAGTCTCTACGATTTCCGGACCCGGTATCAGAGCCCGCATGTGGCTACGCAAACCGTGACATCCTGACCTTCGGCAACCTCGAGGAGGACACCGCCGAGGAGGCGGAGCTGCCTTGGATGGTGATACTGCTAGATGCTCGAAACAGCCAACCGGTGGGCGGTGGCTCCCTTATCAAACCGGATGTGGTGCTCTCAGCCACCACCGTGACCAGAAATTTCCTCGAGAACCAGCTCATTGTGCGGGCTGGCGAATGGGATCTCAGTTCCGACTTCGAGATGAGGAAACATGAGGATGTGACCATCAGAAAGATCGTGCGTCACCCGGACTTTCAGGAGGATTCAGGAGCCAACAACGTGGCACTTTTGTTTCTCGAAAGACCACTTCAACGAACCCGACATATAAATCTCATCTGCATGCCGCCGCTCCCTCGTCCGATTATCTGGAATCGCTGCATCGTCAGTGGCTGGG GCATCAATCTGGTTGGCTCGGATACTTGGGCACAAGCGCGTTTGCAACATTCAATCAAAAGTCATTGTCCAACGGGCAGTTCGCGATGCCAAAG GAAATTAACACAAACAAAAGATGACTCGGAGCCAAGAGCTGAAGAAAGCTACCACTTTTGCACTCCAATTTACTGTCTTTGA
- the LOC108004553 gene encoding phenoloxidase-activating factor 2-like isoform X3, whose amino-acid sequence MVRLSVLCLLLGLYRVQSLRFPDPVSEPACGYANRDILTFGNLEEDTAEEAELPWMVILLDARNSQPVGGGSLIKPDVVLSATTVTRNFLENQLIVRAGEWDLSSDFEMRKHEDVTIRKIVRHPDFQEDSGANNVALLFLERPLQRTRHINLICMPPLPRPIIWNRCIVSGWGN is encoded by the exons ATGGTTCGCCTTTCAGTATTGTGTTTGCTTCTGGGGCTCTATAGAGTCCAGTCTCTACGATTTCCGGACCCGGTATCAGAGCCCGCATGTGGCTACGCAAACCGTGACATCCTGACCTTCGGCAACCTCGAGGAGGACACCGCCGAGGAGGCGGAGCTGCCTTGGATGGTGATACTGCTAGATGCTCGAAACAGCCAACCGGTGGGCGGTGGCTCCCTTATCAAACCGGATGTGGTGCTCTCAGCCACCACCGTGACCAGAAATTTCCTCGAGAACCAGCTCATTGTGCGGGCTGGCGAATGGGATCTCAGTTCCGACTTCGAGATGAGGAAACATGAGGATGTGACCATCAGAAAGATCGTGCGTCACCCGGACTTTCAGGAGGATTCAGGAGCCAACAACGTGGCACTTTTGTTTCTCGAAAGACCACTTCAACGAACCCGACATATAAATCTCATCTGCATGCCGCCGCTCCCTCGTCCGATTATCTGGAATCGCTGCATCGTCAGTGGCTGGG GAAATTAA
- the LOC108009304 gene encoding uncharacterized protein translates to MLAKSFTLNSISNVLQKRVSSLLLSSTCRQFSSEGSLHSEDGYPKFSKRKDLKPMEKKDRSKVYDACWQSMRRTEYKCRSDPEFNVHAFVDARKQCLADPCATEMLPMDITHYKPQDMAKRRYPRTWFECIVKRRKRKAHCVPIAPPMPRRKRKSLKAKCPEDLCVLGKLELHLTEPCTLMKPTKCPRFKMPNCCVAARNPPQCRRPFRRCGSRRKTKYPSFSECKRDPFSEARPIECNCLLKPAICEMWRHYRRRNG, encoded by the coding sequence ATGCTGGCAAAGAGTTTTACGCTGAATTCAATCTCGAACGTGCTGCAAAAGCGAGTTTCTAGCCTGTTGCTCTCGTCAACCTGTCGTCAGTTCAGCTCGGAGGGCAGTTTGCACTCGGAGGATGGCTATCCCAAGTTCTCGAAGCGCAAGGACCTAAAGCCCATGGAGAAAAAGGACAGGTCCAAGGTATACGATGCCTGCTGGCAGTCGATGCGCCGCACGGAGTACAAATGCCGTTCGGACCCCGAGTTCAATGTGCACGCCTTCGTTGATGCCCGCAAACAGTGTTTGGCCGATCCCTGTGCCACCGAGATGCTGCCTATGGACATCACCCACTACAAGCCGCAGGACATGGCCAAAAGGAGGTATCCCCGCACCTGGTTCGAGTGCATAGTCAAGCGGCGCAAGCGAAAGGCCCACTGTGTGCCAATAGCGCCTCCAATGCCGCGGCGCAAGAGGAAATCACTCAAGGCCAAGTGCCCCGAGGATCTGTGTGTCCTGGGAAAACTGGAACTCCATCTTACGGAACCCTGCACCTTGATGAAGCCCACGAAGTGTCCGCGATTCAAGATGCCCAACTGCTGTGTGGCCGCCCGCAATCCGCCCCAATGCCGTCGACCCTTCCGAAGATGTGGCAGCCGTCGTAAGACCAAGTATCCCAGTTTCTCCGAGTGCAAGCGGGATCCCTTCTCAGAGGCCCGACCCATCGAGTGCAACTGCCTGCTCAAGCCGGCCATCTGCGAGATGTGGCGGCACTATCGCCGCCGGAATGGCTGA
- the LOC108004553 gene encoding phenoloxidase-activating factor 2-like isoform X1 — protein sequence MVRLSVLCLLLGLYRVQSLRFPDPVSEPACGYANRDILTFGNLEEDTAEEAELPWMVILLDARNSQPVGGGSLIKPDVVLSATTVTRNFLENQLIVRAGEWDLSSDFEMRKHEDVTIRKIVRHPDFQEDSGANNVALLFLERPLQRTRHINLICMPPLPRPIIWNRCIVSGWGKKNINDVSDASLMKKIEVPLVDSITCEQKLRQHYSASFNLHDSLTCAGGETGKDSCKVGGGSPLACPLRGDPNRYEQVGIANFGAECGEPFPTVYTDVSKMLPWIFQEILANLPGFEEFLQLNW from the coding sequence ATGGTTCGCCTTTCAGTATTGTGTTTGCTTCTGGGGCTCTATAGAGTCCAGTCTCTACGATTTCCGGACCCGGTATCAGAGCCCGCATGTGGCTACGCAAACCGTGACATCCTGACCTTCGGCAACCTCGAGGAGGACACCGCCGAGGAGGCGGAGCTGCCTTGGATGGTGATACTGCTAGATGCTCGAAACAGCCAACCGGTGGGCGGTGGCTCCCTTATCAAACCGGATGTGGTGCTCTCAGCCACCACCGTGACCAGAAATTTCCTCGAGAACCAGCTCATTGTGCGGGCTGGCGAATGGGATCTCAGTTCCGACTTCGAGATGAGGAAACATGAGGATGTGACCATCAGAAAGATCGTGCGTCACCCGGACTTTCAGGAGGATTCAGGAGCCAACAACGTGGCACTTTTGTTTCTCGAAAGACCACTTCAACGAACCCGACATATAAATCTCATCTGCATGCCGCCGCTCCCTCGTCCGATTATCTGGAATCGCTGCATCGTCAGTGGCTGGGGTAAGAAGAACATCAACGATGTCAGTGACGCGAGTCTCATGAAGAAGATCGAGGTGCCGTTGGTGGACAGTATTACGTGCGAGCAGAAGCTTCGACAGCACTATTCGGCATCCTTCAATCTTCATGACAGCCTCACCTGCGCCGGCGGAGAGACTGGCAAGGATTCGTGCAAGGTCGGTGGGGGATCCCCACTAGCCTGTCCGCTCAGGGGCGATCCCAATCGTTACGAGCAAGTCGGCATCGCGAACTTCGGAGCCGAATGTGGAGAGCCATTCCCTACAGTCTACACTGATGTTTCCAAAATGCTACCCTGGATTTTCCAAGAGATCCTAGCGAACTTACCCGGTTTTGAAGAGTTTTTACAGTTAAATTGGTAA
- the CSN1a gene encoding COP9 signalosome complex subunit 1 — protein MDKDEMKVDGSTLHLPSYADRYTDIPRLIRLKFIAQVCPQLSVPALELAINHVKTTYNVKLYDELYKTLCAEVSRKSLKQVEENDTSHAPDPNEASTSSGRGRIVVPYDSYWVEDNTMEATLMLQELDAELNFKKSNSGSAYVRRVLEEIGDHYEKSGNLQMAVKFYARARPYCTSSDNVINMFRNLIRVSIYMQNWWHVLTYVDEAKQYAFGFEYLAQEVPARLSCAAGLANMGLKIYKPAAENFLSTPFGRYDYDRIVAPEDVTFYAGLCALATFDRENLQLRAINSESFSPFFQLSPKMWNILAKFCEGQLETCAGLLREIEDHVRLDVYLSPHVNTLYEMIMGRLLKKRDRKTMTDIVKKKHSSS, from the coding sequence ATGGATAAGGATGAGATGAAGGTGGATGGGAGTACGTTGCACCTGCCCAGTTACGCCGATCGATATACGGATATCCCCCGTCTTATACGCTTGAAGTTCATTGCCCAGGTGTGTCCGCAACTAAGTGTTCCCGCCCTCGAGTTGGCCATTAACCACGTGAAGACCACCTACAATGTGAAGTTGTACGACGAGCTCTACAAGACACTGTGCGCTGAGGTGAGCAGAAAGTCCCTGAAGCAGGTCGAGGAGAACGACACAAGTCATGCCCCAGATCCCAATGAGGCAAGTACCTCTAGTGGCAGGGGGAGAATCGTGGTGCCCTACGATTCCTACTGGGTGGAGGACAACACCATGGAGGCCACTCTGATGCTCCAGGAACTGGATGCGGAGCTAAATTTCAAGAAATCCAACTCGGGCAGCGCCTATGTGCGAAGGGTTCTGGAGGAGATCGGGGATCATTACGAGAAGAGCGGCAATCTCCAGATGGCAGTCAAATTTTACGCTCGAGCCAGGCCCTACTGTACCAGCAGCGACAATGTGATCAACATGTTCCGCAACCTAATCAGAGTCTCCATTTATATGCAGAATTGGTGGCACGTTTTGACCTACGTCGATGAGGCCAAGCAGTATGCCTTTGGGTTCGAGTATCTCGCCCAGGAGGTTCCGGCTCGTCTGAGCTGCGCCGCCGGTTTGGCCAACATGGGCCTCAAGATTTACAAACCTGCTGCCGAGAACTTTCTGAGCACCCCCTTTGGCCGATACGATTACGATAGAATCGTTGCTCCCGAAGATGTCACCTTCTATGCGGGATTGTGCGCCCTAGCCACTTTCGACAGGGAGAATTTGCAGCTCCGTGCCATCAATTCAGAATCCTTTAGTCCTTTTTTCCAACTATCACCAAAAATGTGGAACATCTTGGCCAAGTTCTGCGAGGGTCAGCTCGAAACTTGTGCTGGCCTATTGCGAGAAATCGAAGATCATGTCAGGCTGGATGTCTATCTCTCTCCACATGTGAACACCCTTTACGAGATGATCATGGGCAGACTGCTtaagaaaagagacagaaaaACGATGACTgatattgtaaaaaaaaaacatagttCGTCGTAA
- the LOC108009123 gene encoding outer mitochondrial transmembrane helix translocase has translation MDSPDGGTHGHILAMVVRVCAVTAITYYSAKWMLGALDPNSKMRKKAKQVAEQQLRKLNSSAAQKFRTRDFNEHEVVIASHLVTPEDIDVSWADIAGLDGVIQELRETVVLPVRHRELFRRSQLWRAPKGVLLHGPPGCGKTLIAKAIAKDAGMRFINLDVAVLTDKWYGESQKLATAVFTLAQKIQPCIIFIDEIESFLRMRGSGDHEATAMMKTQFMLQWDGLMSSANVCVLVLGATNRPQDLDKAILRRMPAQFHIGVPHDSQRQAILRLILQSEQLNPSVNLKELARLTPGFSGSDLRELCRHASMYRMRLFMRENLNMGEGASEGEFQWDFASKDQSLQDSQQLEIHMDDLLKSLTVMKVSKFQAHNAFVEKDLELD, from the coding sequence ATGGACTCGCCGGACGGAGGAACGCATGGGCACATCCTGGCCATGGTGGTGCGGGTGTGCGCGGTGACCGCGATTACCTACTACAGTGCCAAGTGGATGCTGGGTGCCCTGGATCCCAATAGCAAGATGCGCAAGAAGGCCAAGCAGGTGGCGGAGCAGCAGTTGCGGAAGCTGAACTCCTCGGCGGCCCAGAAGTTCCGGACCCGGGATTTCAACGAGCACGAGGTGGTGATCGCCTCGCATCTGGTGACCCCGGAGGACATCGATGTCAGTTGGGCGGACATAGCTGGATTGGATGGGGTTATCCAGGAACTCAGGGAGACAGTGGTGCTGCCAGTTCGCCATCGTGAACTCTTCCGACGATCTCAACTCTGGCGGGCTCCCAAGGGAGTCCTTCTCCATGGACCTCCAGGATGTGGCAAGACCCTCATAGCCAAGGCCATTGCCAAGGATGCCGGGATGCGGTTCATTAACCTGGATGTGGCCGTGCTCACAGACAAGTGGTATGGCGAAAGCCAGAAGCTGGCCACTGCCGTCTTCACCCTGGCCCAGAAGATCCAACCCTGCATCATTTTCATTGACGAAATCGAATCCTTTTTGAGGATGCGCGGCAGTGGCGATCACGAGGCCACCGCCATGATGAAGACCCAGTTCATGCTGCAGTGGGATGGCCTGATGAGCAGTGCCAATGTGTGTGTCCTCGTCCTGGGAGCCACCAATAGGCCACAGGATCTGGACAAGGCCATCCTCCGCCGAATGCCAGCTCAATTTCACATCGGAGTGCCGCATGACAGTCAGCGACAGGCCATCCTTCGGCTGATCCTGCAGAGCGAGCAGCTGAACCCCTCTGTTAACCTCAAGGAACTGGCCCGCTTGACCCCGGGATTTTCGGGATCCGATCTGCGGGAGTTGTGTCGCCACGCCTCCATGTACCGCATGCGTCTTTTTATGCGCGAAAATCTAAATATGGGCGAGGGAGCCAGCGAGGGGGAGTTCCAGTGGGATTTCGCGTCCAAGGATCAGAGCCTACAGGACTCCCAGCAACTGGAGATCCACATGGATGACCTGCTCAAGTCGCTGACCGTCATGAAGGTGTCCAAGTTTCAAGCGCACAACGCCTTCGTCGAAAAGGATCTGGAGTTGGACTGA
- the LOC108004649 gene encoding uncharacterized protein, which yields MEVRRQSPEMCLNHIGSSIYTLSSNQFCAGNSESNLCNVDCSSPLGAWVFHQSSLRFVQVGIATTNQRCNMPSIYTDVLSHIDFILRVWRYYGQDQSPSISSFTTTTRAPQMTFDWGSRSEDLDQLRY from the coding sequence ATGGAAGTCCGGAGGCAGTCTCCGGAAATGTGCCTCAACCATATCGGTAGCTCAATATATACATTATCGAGCAATCAGTTCTGCGCGGGAAATTCGGAAAGTAATCTTTGCAACGTCGATTGCAGCAGTCCTCTGGGAGCATGGGTTTTTCACCAAAGTTCGCTAAGATTTGTCCAAGTTGGTATTGCCACCACGAATCAAAGGTGCAATATGCCAAGTATTTATACTGATGTCCTAAGCCACATAGATTTTATTCTCCGGGTATGGCGGTATTACGGCCAAGATCAAAGTCCATCGATCTCAAGCTTTACGACAACGACAAGAGCACCGCAAATGACTTTCGATTGGGGTTCAAGAAGTGAGGATTTGGATCAATTAAGATATTGA